A stretch of Dama dama isolate Ldn47 chromosome 22, ASM3311817v1, whole genome shotgun sequence DNA encodes these proteins:
- the CDKN1B gene encoding cyclin-dependent kinase inhibitor 1B, translating to MSNVRVSNGSPSLERMDARQAEYPKPSACRNLFGPVNHEELTRDLEKHCRDMEEASQRKWNFDFQNHKPLEGKYEWQEVEKGSLPEFYYRPPRPPKGACKVPAQEGQDASGARPAVPLLGSQANPEDTHLVDQKTDAPDSQTGLAEQCPGIRKRPAADDSSPQNKRANRTEENVSDGSPNAGSVEQTPKKPGLRRRQT from the exons ATGTCAAACGTGCGAGTGTCTAACGGGAGCCCGAGCCTGGAGCGGATGGACGCCAGACAGGCGGAGTACCCCAAGCCCTCGGCTTGCAGAAACCTCTTTGGCCCTGTCAATCACGAAGAGTTAACCCGGGACTTGGAGAAGCACTGCAGAGACATGGAAGAGGCCAGCCAGCGCAAGTGGAATTTTGATTTTCAGAATCACAAGCCCCTGGAGGGCAAGTACGAGTGGCAGGAGGTGGAAAAGGGCAGCCTGCCCGAGTTCTACTACAGACCCCCGCGGCCACCCAAAGGCGCCTGCAAGGTGCCGGCGCAGGAAGGCCAGGATGCCAGCGGGGCCCGCCCGGCGGTGCCTTTACTTGGGTCTCAGGCAAACCCAGAGGACACGCATTTGGTCGATCAGAAGACTGATGCCCCGGACAGCCAGACCGGGTTAGCGGAGCAGTGCCCTGGGATAAGGAAGCGACCTGCCGCTGACG ATTCCTCTCCTCAAAACAAAAGAGCCAACAGAACAGAAGAAAATGTTTCAGACGGTTCCCCCAACGCCGGTTCAGTGGAGCAGACGCCCAAGAAGCCCGGCCTCAGAAGGCGTCAGACGTAA